A window of the Brachybacterium sacelli genome harbors these coding sequences:
- a CDS encoding CPBP family intramembrane glutamic endopeptidase, translating to MTESSRPAEASSRAAVDLARPFGAHLSMRWWVPLVITIAVIVAANLLQTLFVVVATIVEVALSLKEPGDESLTPLTYLASNIAIMSIAPLSLLLLARVGKVPWRSAFSTGRSFRWRRLAAYLGLFSGLMVVTNVTIHLVNPSPMSLFAISGTTIALLIVIVLTTPLQAAAEEIAFRGVLTASYASWVRAARPAVVVGIICSSTLFAVLHVSTDPWMIMNYLGLGASTAIMALISRGLEAPIAFHVMNNVFAMTIGALFAEGGGISQDRGAGSAGPYLLIVLAAEALAVIIVWQLEKRRRHAVESAELSR from the coding sequence ATGACTGAATCTTCCCGACCTGCTGAGGCGAGTTCCCGCGCAGCTGTTGACCTGGCGCGCCCCTTCGGCGCGCACCTCTCCATGCGATGGTGGGTACCGCTGGTGATCACCATCGCTGTGATCGTTGCGGCCAATCTATTGCAGACGCTATTCGTCGTCGTTGCCACGATCGTCGAGGTCGCCCTATCCCTCAAGGAGCCAGGTGATGAATCACTTACTCCTCTGACCTACCTTGCGAGCAACATCGCCATCATGTCGATCGCGCCTCTGTCGCTCCTGCTTCTCGCGCGCGTTGGGAAGGTGCCATGGCGGTCCGCGTTCAGCACCGGACGAAGCTTCCGATGGCGGCGACTCGCAGCGTATCTGGGCCTCTTCTCAGGGCTCATGGTCGTCACGAACGTGACCATCCATCTCGTGAATCCCTCACCGATGTCGCTGTTCGCCATCTCCGGCACTACCATCGCCCTCCTCATAGTCATCGTCCTGACCACACCGCTTCAGGCCGCCGCTGAAGAAATCGCCTTCCGCGGCGTGCTCACCGCCTCCTATGCGTCCTGGGTTCGCGCCGCACGTCCTGCAGTTGTCGTGGGCATCATCTGCTCCAGCACCCTCTTCGCCGTGCTGCACGTCAGTACCGATCCGTGGATGATCATGAACTACCTCGGCCTTGGTGCGAGCACCGCGATCATGGCCCTCATCAGTCGAGGGCTCGAAGCGCCAATCGCCTTCCATGTCATGAACAACGTCTTTGCCATGACGATCGGTGCGCTCTTCGCCGAGGGCGGCGGTATCAGCCAAGACCGAGGCGCTGGCTCGGCCGGCCCCTACCTTCTCATCGTCCTGGCAGCCGAAGCTCTGGCCGTCATCATCGTCTGGCAGCTCGAGAAGCGCCGTCGGCACGCCGTCGAGAGCGCTGAGCTCTCGAGGTAG
- a CDS encoding TetR/AcrR family transcriptional regulator, translated as MTSAPPEGSSTRGKILWAALTLLGERAGSIASVRAIAARAGVSTGALQHHFPAKQDLVDEVMTVVYDTVLPSDYLEDTSVPARDRLISCLEQVVSPNGVDVPPRQAWQVTYERYLSPEASEDARMEYSAIERELCRRIEQCLIALHRERAVPAGDHARTARALLTVALGVSVTRALPHGEHTASTATDVLHAAADAVLTAPAGQDLSSDV; from the coding sequence ATGACGAGTGCCCCACCAGAGGGAAGCAGCACGCGCGGGAAGATCCTGTGGGCCGCATTGACGCTGCTCGGTGAGCGCGCGGGATCCATTGCGAGCGTGCGAGCGATCGCCGCCCGGGCCGGGGTGAGCACCGGAGCGCTGCAGCACCACTTCCCTGCCAAGCAGGATCTAGTGGACGAGGTGATGACGGTCGTGTACGACACGGTCCTGCCGTCGGATTACCTCGAGGACACCTCAGTCCCAGCGCGCGACCGCCTGATCTCTTGTCTTGAACAGGTCGTGTCCCCGAACGGTGTCGACGTCCCTCCGCGCCAGGCGTGGCAGGTCACCTACGAGCGGTACCTGAGTCCCGAAGCCTCCGAGGACGCGCGGATGGAGTACTCCGCGATCGAACGCGAGCTCTGCCGTCGCATCGAGCAGTGCCTCATCGCCCTGCACCGCGAGCGAGCCGTTCCGGCCGGCGATCATGCGCGGACCGCCCGCGCCCTCCTCACCGTCGCTCTCGGAGTCTCGGTCACGCGCGCACTTCCCCATGGCGAGCACACCGCTTCGACCGCAACAGACGTCTTGCACGCTGCGGCAGATGCAGTGCTGACAGCCCCTGCGGGACAGGACCTCTCCTCCGATGTCTGA